The following DNA comes from Microbacterium terregens.
ATCGTCCGCCAGGTGGGTGGCTCCGGATGCCTGGACCCGGCAGAACGCGGCGGCCCTGTCCAGCGCCACGGCGAAGTCGCCCTGGAACAGACCGCGGAGGATCGTGTCGACCAGGTCGACCAGCTCCTCGGGGCCGGCGGGATTCGGCGCACCGGCGACGACGGGGTCGGCCGAGACGATCTCGTTCCTCCCCCGCTCGTAGAGCAGCGCGGCAGTGTGCGGATCGTCGTGGATCATGAGCTGGATCAGATAGAGCCGCCAGAGGGCCCCCGGCAGCGACCGGGCGGGCGATCGGGACCACAGCTCGGCGATGTCGTCGATACCGTGCTCGTCCGTGAAAGCCACCAGGCGATCGATGACCTCCCCGTTCGGGTCGGACCGCGCCCGAGCCAGCAGCGCCTGGGCCGTCGAGTGGGCGACCCGCGAGACTTCAGCGGGATCCTCGGCCGCGAACCGACGGTCGAAGAGCTCGGCGGGCCGCTTCACGGGCTTGTGGAACTCCCTCGAATCGTCGCTCACCGTTCCAGGCTACCCGCGGAACGTTCGCCCGAGCTCGGCGAAGACCGCATCAGCCAGGTTCTCGGCATCCGTCACCGAGATCAGCACCGGCGCACCGAGCGCGCGTCCCAGCACGGCGTGGGCGGGGTCGTAGCGGATGCCTTTTGCCGCCGTCAGCGTGCCGCCCGCCAGGATCGACTCCGCCAGCAGGCCGAGCTCGGTCAGTGGATTGGTCGTGTTGCCCTCGACCGCGCGCAGCCGGTGGACGAACCATCGATCGAGCGAGAGCACCAGCGCCTCGGCGTAACGATGTTCCAGGTCTGCTCCGCGGCCGGAGCCGTCCGCATAGAGGCCGCGGTACGCATGGACCGCGGCAGCGAACCAGGAGCGCGCGGCGGCCACTTCGTCGTCGGTGTAGGTGCGTCGGCCGAGCATGTCAGACCGTCGCGGTAACGAGACTGTTCCGGATCATGCACCCACGCTAGACGCCGCGGGCCAGCGCCGCACCGCGTGTGCGTCTAGGACTCCTGCGTCGGGATCGCGACGATCGGGTCCGAGGTGGGCAGCCCGGTCGGCGAGCCCCCCGCGACCTCGACGGTCACCGCGATGACATCGCCGGGCTCCATGTCGCCGGACAGCAGCGCCGTGGCGCTCCCGTCGTCGGCCGCGAAGACTCCGGCCGAGATCGGTTCTCCGCCGCGCACGAACCACAGCTCGTAGCTCTTGTCCTCGGGGATCGTCGGCAGCCCGTCCGTGACGAGCACGACCTTGCCGACCGACTCCGCCCAGTGGGCGGTCGCCTCACCGCCCTCCGGCAGTGTCACCGTCTCGGCCTGTGCGTCCGGCGCCGCCTCGATCTCGTTGAGCGCGACCACGGATGCCGGGGCGTTGAGCTGCTGGCTGACGAAGACAGCGCCCCATCCGACACCGACGAGCAGCGCCACAGAGGCCGCCAACGCGAACCAGGAGCGCGGTCCCCACCGTCCCGTCGCGGGCGAGCCTGTCCCCCCTGCCGTGGTGCGTCGACGCGAGCGTCGCGCCGGCGGCGTGCTTTCGGCTTCTGCATCGGGCGTCACCGGCTCGACCTGCACCGGCTCGCCGTTCCCGGCGATCTGTGCGAGAAGCGCCGCGCGCACACTCGGCGGCGGCTGCACCTCGGCGACGGTCTCCGCCAACAGGGTCGCGGTCGCGGCATCCGCCGTCAGGTAGTGCTCCCACTCCGGATGCTGTCGGCGGGCGGTCTGGAATGCGTGGGTGTCCTCGGGCGACAGCCCGTGCAGCACGTAGCCTGCCGCCAGCTCGGCGAAGTCCTGCTCGTTCACGTCGTCACCCCCATCTCCACCCGTAGGCGGGACAAGCCGTCCCGCATCCTCGTCTTGATCGTGCCCAGCGGCGCTCCCATGAGCGCCGCGATCTCGCTCTGACTGTAACCGCCGTAATACGCGAGGGTTAAGGCTTCGCGCTGGGGGTCCGACAGGGTTGCGAGGGCCTCTGACACGCGGCGGCCCTCGATCCTCAATTCCACCTCTTCGGCAACACCGTCATAAGCCACGCCGATGTCCCGGAATCCTGCACGCACATCGCGATCCGTACTCGCCTGGGCCGACCGCACGCGGTCCACCGCGCGGCGATGTGCGATCGTCAGCACCCACGATCTTCCCTGCCCCTTGTTCGGAGC
Coding sequences within:
- a CDS encoding DNA-directed RNA polymerase subunit beta is translated as MSDDSREFHKPVKRPAELFDRRFAAEDPAEVSRVAHSTAQALLARARSDPNGEVIDRLVAFTDEHGIDDIAELWSRSPARSLPGALWRLYLIQLMIHDDPHTAALLYERGRNEIVSADPVVAGAPNPAGPEELVDLVDTILRGLFQGDFAVALDRAAAFCRVQASGATHLADDYESTEPDRASALTTRALRLADYATDLAACASLWRRESLT
- a CDS encoding anti-sigma factor: MNEQDFAELAAGYVLHGLSPEDTHAFQTARRQHPEWEHYLTADAATATLLAETVAEVQPPPSVRAALLAQIAGNGEPVQVEPVTPDAEAESTPPARRSRRRTTAGGTGSPATGRWGPRSWFALAASVALLVGVGWGAVFVSQQLNAPASVVALNEIEAAPDAQAETVTLPEGGEATAHWAESVGKVVLVTDGLPTIPEDKSYELWFVRGGEPISAGVFAADDGSATALLSGDMEPGDVIAVTVEVAGGSPTGLPTSDPIVAIPTQES
- the sigK gene encoding ECF RNA polymerase sigma factor SigK, yielding MLVRVVIDGVDVPEEGASAIDHAGELLLRVAEGDQVAFARLYDMLSPRVFGLILRVLVDRSQSEEVLQEVFLEIWQSAGRFAPNKGQGRSWVLTIAHRRAVDRVRSAQASTDRDVRAGFRDIGVAYDGVAEEVELRIEGRRVSEALATLSDPQREALTLAYYGGYSQSEIAALMGAPLGTIKTRMRDGLSRLRVEMGVTT